A region of Ornithorhynchus anatinus isolate Pmale09 chromosome 5, mOrnAna1.pri.v4, whole genome shotgun sequence DNA encodes the following proteins:
- the LOC100089998 gene encoding cyclin-dependent kinase 11B isoform X3, with translation MGDEKDSWKVKTLDEILQEKKRRKEQEEKAEIKRIKNSDDRDSKRDSLEEGELRDHRMEITIRNSPYRREDSMEDRGEEDDSLAIKPPQQMSRKEKTHHRKDEKRKEKRRHRSHSTEGGKHARVKEKEREHERRKRHREEQEKARREWERQKRREMAREHSRRERDRLEQLERKRERERKMREQQKEQREQKERERRAEERRKEREARREVSAHHRTVREDYGDKVKVSHWSRSPLRQQRERFEQADSRKPVKEERPEERDPLSDLQDVSDSERKTSSAESSSESGSGSEEEEEESSSEESEEEEEEEEEEEEEEEEEEEETGSNSEEASEQSAEEVSEEEMSDEERENGNHVLVVPESRFDRDSGESEEGEEEVGEVTPQSTAMTEGDYVPDSPAASPVELQQELPKYLPALQGCRSVEEFQCLNRIEEGTYGVVYRAKDKKTDEIVALKRLKMEKEKEGFPITSLREINTILKAQHPNIVTVREIVVGSNMDKIYIVMNYVEHDLKSLMETMKQPFLPGEVKTLMIQLLRGVKHLHDNWILHRDLKTSNLLLSHAGILKVGDFGLAREYGSPLKAYTPVVVTLWYRAPELLLGAKEYSTAIDMWSVGCIFGELLTQKPLFPGKSEIDQINKVFKDLGTPSEKIWPGYNELPAVKKMTFTEYPYNNLRKRFGALLSDQGFDLMNKFLTYYPGRRITAEDGLKHEYFQETPLPIDPSMFPTWPAKSEQQRVKRGTSPRPPEGGLGYSQLGDDDLKDTGFHLTTTNQGASAAGPGFSLKF, from the exons ATGGGTGATGAAAAGGACTCTTGGAAAGTGAAAACTTTAGATGAAATTCTTCAGGAAAAGAAGCGTAGGAAGGAgcaagaagagaaggcagagataAAACGCATAAAAAAT TCTGATGATCGAGACTCAAAGCGAGATTCCcttgaggagggggagctgagagatCACCGCATGGAGATAACGATCCGGAATTCCCCCTATAGGCGAGAAGATTCTATGGAAGAtag aggagaggaagatgacTCCTTGGCTATCAAACCACCACAGCAAATGTCCCGGAAGGAAAAAACCCACCACAGGAAAgatgaaaagaggaaagaaaagcgtAGACACCGAAGCCATTCGACAGAAGGGG GGAAGCATGCCAGGGTGAAAGAGAAGGAACGAGAGCATGAGCGGCGGAAGCGGCATCGCGAGGAGCAGGAAAAGGCTCGACgcgagtgggagaggcagaagcgGAGGGAGATGGCCCGGGAGCACTccaggagagagag GGACCGCCTTGAACAACTGGAGCGCAAACGGGAGCGGGAGCGGAAGATGAGGGAgcagcagaaagagcagagggaacagaaggAGCGGGAAAGGCGAGCTGAGGAGAGGCGCAAAGAACGAGAAGCACGGCGAGAAG TGTCTGCCCACCACCGGACCGTGAGGGAAGACTACGGAGACAAGGTGAAAGTGAGCCACTGGAGCCGCAGCCCGTTACGGCAGCAGCGGGAACGATTCGAGCAAGCGGACAGCAGGAAGCCAG TGAAGGAGGAGCGGCCCGAAGAGAGAGACCCCCTCTCCGACCTGCAGGATGTGAGCGACAGCGAGAGGAAAACAAGTTCAGCCGAATCTTCCTCAG AATCTGGATCGGGCtccgaggaagaagaggaagaaagtagCAGCGAggagtcggaggaggaggaggaagaggaagaggaggaggaggaagaagaggaggaggaagaggaggagacgggcagCAATTCTGAGGAAGCCTCAGAGCAGTCTGCCG AGGAAGTGAGTGAGGAAGAAATGAGCGATGAAGAGCGAGAGAATGGAAACCACGTCTTAGTTG TTCCAGAGTCAAGATTTGACCGGGATTCGGGAGAGAGTGAGGAAGGcgaggaagaggtgggagaggtgacTCCCCAGTCCACTGCCATGACGGAGGGAGATTATGTTCCCGACTCTCCGGCCGCCTCACCCGTCGAACTACAGCAGGAGCTCCCCAAGTACCTCCCTGCGCTGCAG GGCTGTCGCAGTGTGGAGGAATTTCAGTGTCTCAACCGAATCGAGGAAGGGACCTATGGGGTGGTCTACAGGGCCAAGGACAAGAAAACCG ATGAGATTGTGGCCTTGAAGCGACTgaaaatggagaaggagaaagaaggtttTCCCATCACATCTCTCCGGGAAATCAACACCATTCTAAAGGCCCAGCACCCCAACATTGTCACAGTCCGG GAGATCGTGGTGGGCAGCAACATGGATAAGATCTACATAGTGATGAACTACGTGGAGCACGATCTCAAGAGTCTGATGGAAACAATGAAGCAGCCGTTCCTACCAG GGGAGGTGAAAACCCTCATGATTCAGTTACTGCGGGGAGTCAAGCATCTCCACGACAACTGGATACTGCACCGCGACCTCAAGACCTCCAACTTGCTCCTCAGCCACGCCGGCATCCTAAAG GTGGGGGACTTTGGCCTTGCACGGGAGTACGGGTCTCCCCTGAAGGCCTACACACCGGTTGTTGTGACACTGTGGTACCGGGCCCCAGAACTGCTGCTGGGCGCTAAG GAGTACTCCACTGCCATCGACATGTGGTCAGTGGGCTGTATATTTGGGGAGCTGCTGACGCAGAAACCGCTCTTTCCAGGAAAGTCCGAAATCGACCAGATCAACAAGGTGTTTAAG GACCTGGGCACGCCAAGCGAGAAGATCTGGCCCGGCTACAACGAGCTGCCGGCGGTGAAGAAGATGACGTTCACCGAGTATCCCTACAACAACCTGCGCAAGCGTTTCGGGGCCCTCCTCTCCGACCAGGGATTCGACCTCATGAACAA GTTCCTGACCTACTACCCTGGGAGAAGGATCACCGCCGAGGACGGCTTGAAGCACGAGTATTTCCAAGAGACGCCCCTGCCCATCGACCCATCCATGTTCCCCACGTGGCCTGCCAAGAGTGAGCAGCAGCGGGTGAAGCGGGGGACCAGCCCCCGCCCGCCGGAGGGTGGCTTAGGCTACAGCCAGCTG GGGGACGATGACCTCAAGGACACGGGCTTCCACCTCACCACCACCAACCAGGGGGCTTCTGCTGCCGGGCCGGGCTTCAGCCTCAAGTTCTAA
- the LOC100089998 gene encoding cyclin-dependent kinase 11B isoform X5: MSQSDDRDSKRDSLEEGELRDHRMEITIRNSPYRREDSMEDRGEEDDSLAIKPPQQMSRKEKTHHRKDEKRKEKRRHRSHSTEGGKHARVKEKEREHERRKRHREEQEKARREWERQKRREMAREHSRRERHMIASRDRLEQLERKRERERKMREQQKEQREQKERERRAEERRKEREARREVSAHHRTVREDYGDKVKVSHWSRSPLRQQRERFEQADSRKPVKEERPEERDPLSDLQDVSDSERKTSSAESSSESGSGSEEEEEESSSEESEEEEEEEEEEEEEEEEEEEETGSNSEEASEQSAEEVSEEEMSDEERENGNHVLVVPESRFDRDSGESEEGEEEVGEVTPQSTAMTEGDYVPDSPAASPVELQQELPKYLPALQGCRSVEEFQCLNRIEEGTYGVVYRAKDKKTDEIVALKRLKMEKEKEGFPITSLREINTILKAQHPNIVTVREIVVGSNMDKIYIVMNYVEHDLKSLMETMKQPFLPGEVKTLMIQLLRGVKHLHDNWILHRDLKTSNLLLSHAGILKVGDFGLAREYGSPLKAYTPVVVTLWYRAPELLLGAKEYSTAIDMWSVGCIFGELLTQKPLFPGKSEIDQINKVFKDLGTPSEKIWPGYNELPAVKKMTFTEYPYNNLRKRFGALLSDQGFDLMNKFLTYYPGRRITAEDGLKHEYFQETPLPIDPSMFPTWPAKSEQQRVKRGTSPRPPEGGLGYSQLGDDDLKDTGFHLTTTNQGASAAGPGFSLKF; encoded by the exons ATGTCGCAG TCTGATGATCGAGACTCAAAGCGAGATTCCcttgaggagggggagctgagagatCACCGCATGGAGATAACGATCCGGAATTCCCCCTATAGGCGAGAAGATTCTATGGAAGAtag aggagaggaagatgacTCCTTGGCTATCAAACCACCACAGCAAATGTCCCGGAAGGAAAAAACCCACCACAGGAAAgatgaaaagaggaaagaaaagcgtAGACACCGAAGCCATTCGACAGAAGGGG GGAAGCATGCCAGGGTGAAAGAGAAGGAACGAGAGCATGAGCGGCGGAAGCGGCATCGCGAGGAGCAGGAAAAGGCTCGACgcgagtgggagaggcagaagcgGAGGGAGATGGCCCGGGAGCACTccaggagagagag gcataTGATTGCTTCCAGGGACCGCCTTGAACAACTGGAGCGCAAACGGGAGCGGGAGCGGAAGATGAGGGAgcagcagaaagagcagagggaacagaaggAGCGGGAAAGGCGAGCTGAGGAGAGGCGCAAAGAACGAGAAGCACGGCGAGAAG TGTCTGCCCACCACCGGACCGTGAGGGAAGACTACGGAGACAAGGTGAAAGTGAGCCACTGGAGCCGCAGCCCGTTACGGCAGCAGCGGGAACGATTCGAGCAAGCGGACAGCAGGAAGCCAG TGAAGGAGGAGCGGCCCGAAGAGAGAGACCCCCTCTCCGACCTGCAGGATGTGAGCGACAGCGAGAGGAAAACAAGTTCAGCCGAATCTTCCTCAG AATCTGGATCGGGCtccgaggaagaagaggaagaaagtagCAGCGAggagtcggaggaggaggaggaagaggaagaggaggaggaggaagaagaggaggaggaagaggaggagacgggcagCAATTCTGAGGAAGCCTCAGAGCAGTCTGCCG AGGAAGTGAGTGAGGAAGAAATGAGCGATGAAGAGCGAGAGAATGGAAACCACGTCTTAGTTG TTCCAGAGTCAAGATTTGACCGGGATTCGGGAGAGAGTGAGGAAGGcgaggaagaggtgggagaggtgacTCCCCAGTCCACTGCCATGACGGAGGGAGATTATGTTCCCGACTCTCCGGCCGCCTCACCCGTCGAACTACAGCAGGAGCTCCCCAAGTACCTCCCTGCGCTGCAG GGCTGTCGCAGTGTGGAGGAATTTCAGTGTCTCAACCGAATCGAGGAAGGGACCTATGGGGTGGTCTACAGGGCCAAGGACAAGAAAACCG ATGAGATTGTGGCCTTGAAGCGACTgaaaatggagaaggagaaagaaggtttTCCCATCACATCTCTCCGGGAAATCAACACCATTCTAAAGGCCCAGCACCCCAACATTGTCACAGTCCGG GAGATCGTGGTGGGCAGCAACATGGATAAGATCTACATAGTGATGAACTACGTGGAGCACGATCTCAAGAGTCTGATGGAAACAATGAAGCAGCCGTTCCTACCAG GGGAGGTGAAAACCCTCATGATTCAGTTACTGCGGGGAGTCAAGCATCTCCACGACAACTGGATACTGCACCGCGACCTCAAGACCTCCAACTTGCTCCTCAGCCACGCCGGCATCCTAAAG GTGGGGGACTTTGGCCTTGCACGGGAGTACGGGTCTCCCCTGAAGGCCTACACACCGGTTGTTGTGACACTGTGGTACCGGGCCCCAGAACTGCTGCTGGGCGCTAAG GAGTACTCCACTGCCATCGACATGTGGTCAGTGGGCTGTATATTTGGGGAGCTGCTGACGCAGAAACCGCTCTTTCCAGGAAAGTCCGAAATCGACCAGATCAACAAGGTGTTTAAG GACCTGGGCACGCCAAGCGAGAAGATCTGGCCCGGCTACAACGAGCTGCCGGCGGTGAAGAAGATGACGTTCACCGAGTATCCCTACAACAACCTGCGCAAGCGTTTCGGGGCCCTCCTCTCCGACCAGGGATTCGACCTCATGAACAA GTTCCTGACCTACTACCCTGGGAGAAGGATCACCGCCGAGGACGGCTTGAAGCACGAGTATTTCCAAGAGACGCCCCTGCCCATCGACCCATCCATGTTCCCCACGTGGCCTGCCAAGAGTGAGCAGCAGCGGGTGAAGCGGGGGACCAGCCCCCGCCCGCCGGAGGGTGGCTTAGGCTACAGCCAGCTG GGGGACGATGACCTCAAGGACACGGGCTTCCACCTCACCACCACCAACCAGGGGGCTTCTGCTGCCGGGCCGGGCTTCAGCCTCAAGTTCTAA